The sequence TCCGAAATTCCACCTTCGCCGCATCATTGGCCAATGCTTCGCGGCAAGCGGTTTCTAGGATGCAACGGTAATGTTGCCGCAGCCAATCTTGCAAAAACTGGCTCGAGGCTTCGACCAACAATGTGTTGTCATGGAGAGTGAGCCGAGTGTTCGCGCCGAACCACAATTCGTAGCGCTCCTGACCGAGCTGCTTGGCAAGCAATGCCAGCACGGTCGGCAAAACATCCTTGCTCATAGTCGATTCCTGAACCGAATTGTGCGCGCAACCCGTCCGCAAATCGCACCGTGTTGGTCGCGACAGCTCGCTGGAACGATTGGTAAACTTGCCGCGAAGCGAAGGGAAACGGCGCGCTTGTCGAAAACAAAATCCAGCTAATCGATGGCCCGAATCCTTGGAGCGAGTTCCAGTCATTGCAAGACCGGGCCAATGGATTCAGGCAAGAAAATCGAGCGTTGGAAATTGTTCAAGGACTTGCTGTATTTCGCCGTGTGTTGCGGTTGTCGTGTCACCCAAAGTGCACGATTTTACTTCCGCTAGCGGTGCTGTCAAACCACCCGCTAACAATTGTGCGCAACTTTTTTTTCCTCGCGGCGACGAGCGGCAAATTCTTCGGGAAAATGGTTGCACTAATCGGAAGAGAGGTCCAAAATTTATTTTCGTCCGCGACTTCGCAACGTGGAAAACGTGTTTGATTTTTTTTTGCGAGCGACCATGTCGCGCGGGTTTCTTCGCGATCGAATGCAAAATAGTTAGTTTTCCGCGGAAATTTCACGTAAAAAAACGCTGCGGCGATCCCACGTTTCGAAGCCCGCTGCAGCGTACATCGAAATTGCCGGAGAATTAGTGGCATCGACAGCCAACACCATCCGCTCGGCAGATTTTCCGCCAGCGGTTTTCTCGGCGTAATTGAAATTTCCTGCCTGCCATTGGGCGTAGCGCACAATTTCCAGACCCCAGCGGTGGCCGCGCGCTTCGGGAATTAGCCCCATGTAAACCAATTCACAATTGGAATGCATTGGATGATCGGCCAGCAACAGGCAACCCATATCGGCATTTTGCTGTCGAACAAAAAACCACCTCGCCGGATTGAAAATTCCCACAGACTTATAGGTTAAAAGCACATCCTCCACTGAACGCAAACCTTGGATGGCGGGGCAATCTTGCGTGTTTACATAGGTCTGCTGAACAATTGTGGCCAAGCGGGCCATGCGATCGGCCGACACGTTCCCATTTTCTACCGTTCGCACTGAATCCACAGCAGTTTGCAAGTTTTTGCCGAGCGGCTCGAAAACTAATTCACTTTGCGGCTCAGAGGTGGG is a genomic window of Pirellulales bacterium containing:
- a CDS encoding GNAT family N-acetyltransferase, whose amino-acid sequence is MPGQASTPLSFGVARPEELPETLQMLFNWLDETARPLQIAAAQEEIERTGGEGQLLFVAKRGSALVAAIWVQMLPGRVASLWPPGVASEEPAATATTLIDLAIAKAAGVGVRLVQALLDTDAGTPSEWLRKCGFKYTTDLLYLVSLSDKFPTSEPQSELVFEPLGKNLQTAVDSVRTVENGNVSADRMARLATIVQQTYVNTQDCPAIQGLRSVEDVLLTYKSVGIFNPARWFFVRQQNADMGCLLLADHPMHSNCELVYMGLIPEARGHRWGLEIVRYAQWQAGNFNYAEKTAGGKSAERMVLAVDATNSPAISMYAAAGFETWDRRSVFLREISAEN